In Ovis aries strain OAR_USU_Benz2616 breed Rambouillet chromosome 17, ARS-UI_Ramb_v3.0, whole genome shotgun sequence, the following proteins share a genomic window:
- the MTFP1 gene encoding mitochondrial fission process protein 1 isoform X3, which produces MSEPPSRGAERDLFRDTWVRYLGYANEVGEAFRSLVPAAVVWLSYAVSSSYVLADAIDKGKKARDALASVAIPGFTINRVCAASLYILSSATRWPLAVRKWTTTALGLLAIPVIIHPIDRSVDFLLDSSLRKLYPSVEKPSSS; this is translated from the exons ATGTCCGAGCCGCCCTCGCGGGGGGCCGAGCGCGACCTTTTCCGGGACACGTGGGTGCGGTACCTGG GCTACGCCAATGAGGTGGGGGAGGCCTTCCGCTCCCTGGTGCCAGCAGCTGTCGTGTGGTTGAGCTACGCCGTGTCCAGCTCCTACGTGCTGGCCGATGCCATTGACAAGGGCAAGAAAGCCAGAGAT GCTCTGGCCTCTGTGGCCATCCCAGGCTTCACTATCAACCGCGTGTGTGCGGCCTCCCTCTACATCCTGAGCTCTGCCACCCGCTGGCCTCTGGCCGTCCGCAAGTGGACCACCACCGCGCTGGGGCTGCTCGCCATCCCCGTCATCATCCACCCCATCGACAG GTCGGTGGACTTCCTCCTGGACTCGAGCCTGCGCAAGCTCTACCCCTCGGTGGAGAAGCCCAGCTCCTCCTGA
- the MTFP1 gene encoding mitochondrial fission process protein 1 isoform X1: MSEPPSRGAERDLFRDTWVRYLGYANEVGEAFRSLVPAAVVWLSYAVSSSYVLADAIDKGKKARDVPGPEAGRSSRVTVAVVDTFVWQALASVAIPGFTINRVCAASLYILSSATRWPLAVRKWTTTALGLLAIPVIIHPIDRSVDFLLDSSLRKLYPSVEKPSSS, from the exons ATGTCCGAGCCGCCCTCGCGGGGGGCCGAGCGCGACCTTTTCCGGGACACGTGGGTGCGGTACCTGG GCTACGCCAATGAGGTGGGGGAGGCCTTCCGCTCCCTGGTGCCAGCAGCTGTCGTGTGGTTGAGCTACGCCGTGTCCAGCTCCTACGTGCTGGCCGATGCCATTGACAAGGGCAAGAAAGCCAGAGAT GTACCGGGCCCTGAGGCAGGCCGCAGCAGCAGGGTGACCGTGGCCGTGGTGGACACCTTTGTGTGGCAGGCTCTGGCCTCTGTGGCCATCCCAGGCTTCACTATCAACCGCGTGTGTGCGGCCTCCCTCTACATCCTGAGCTCTGCCACCCGCTGGCCTCTGGCCGTCCGCAAGTGGACCACCACCGCGCTGGGGCTGCTCGCCATCCCCGTCATCATCCACCCCATCGACAG GTCGGTGGACTTCCTCCTGGACTCGAGCCTGCGCAAGCTCTACCCCTCGGTGGAGAAGCCCAGCTCCTCCTGA
- the MTFP1 gene encoding mitochondrial fission process protein 1 isoform X2, producing MSEPPSRGAERDLFRDTWVRYLGYANEVGEAFRSLVPAAVVWLSYAVSSSYVLADAIDKGKKARDVPGPEAGRSSRVTVAVVDTFVWQALASVAIPGFTINRVCAASLYILSSATRWPLAVRKWTTTALGLLAIPVIIHPIDSLQDPSLMAPAP from the exons ATGTCCGAGCCGCCCTCGCGGGGGGCCGAGCGCGACCTTTTCCGGGACACGTGGGTGCGGTACCTGG GCTACGCCAATGAGGTGGGGGAGGCCTTCCGCTCCCTGGTGCCAGCAGCTGTCGTGTGGTTGAGCTACGCCGTGTCCAGCTCCTACGTGCTGGCCGATGCCATTGACAAGGGCAAGAAAGCCAGAGAT GTACCGGGCCCTGAGGCAGGCCGCAGCAGCAGGGTGACCGTGGCCGTGGTGGACACCTTTGTGTGGCAGGCTCTGGCCTCTGTGGCCATCCCAGGCTTCACTATCAACCGCGTGTGTGCGGCCTCCCTCTACATCCTGAGCTCTGCCACCCGCTGGCCTCTGGCCGTCCGCAAGTGGACCACCACCGCGCTGGGGCTGCTCGCCATCCCCGTCATCATCCACCCCATCGACAG CCTTCAAGATCCATCTCTAATGGCACCTGCTCCTTGA
- the SEC14L3 gene encoding SEC14-like protein 3: protein MSGRVGDLSPKQAETLAKFRENVQDVLPALPDPDDYFLLRWLRARNFDLQKSEAMLRKYMEFRKTMDIDHILEWQPPEVIQKYMPGGLCGYDRDGCPVWYDIIGPLDPKGLLFSVTKQDLLKTKMRDCERILHECALQTQRLGRKIETIVMIFDCEGLGLKHFWKPLVEVYQEFFSLLEENYPETLKFMLIVKATKLFPVGYNLMKPFLSEDTRRKIVVLGSNWKEGLLKLISPEQLPAQFGGTLTDPDGNPKCLTKINYGGEIPKSMYVRDQVKTQYEHSAQISRGSSHQVEYEILFPGCVLRWQFASDGGDIGFGVFLKTKMGERQRAAEMTEVLASQRYNAHMVPEDGSLTCTEPGVYVLRFDNTYSFVHAKKVSFTVEVLLPDEGMQKYNKELTPV from the exons TTCCGAGAAAATGTCCAGGACGTGTTGCCCGCCCTGCCCGACCCGGATGACTATTTCCTTCTGCGCTGGCTCCGAG CTCGGAATTTCGACCTGCAGAAATCAGAGGCCATGCTCCGCAAG TACATGGAGTTCCGGAAGACCATGGACATTGACCACATCCTTGAATGGCAGCCCCCCGAG GTGATCCAGAAGTACATGCCTGGAGGCCTGTGTGGCTATGACCGAGATGGCTGCCCCGTGTGGTACGACATCATCGGGCCGCTGGACCCCAAGGGCCTGCTCTTCTCGGTCACCAAGCAGGACCTGCTCAAGACCAAGATGAGGGACTGTGAGCGCATCCTGCACGAGTGTGCCCTGCAGACCCAGCGG CTGGGGAGGAAGATTGAGACCATCGTGATGATTTTCGACTGCGAGGGGCTGGGGCTGAAGCACTTCTGGAAACCCCTGGTGGAAGTGTACCAGGAG TTCTTCAGCCTCCTTGAAGAGAATTACCCAGAGACCCTGAAGTTCATGCTCATTGTGAAAG CCACCAAACTGTTCCCTGTGGGATACAACCTCATGAAGCCCTTCTTGAGTGAGGACACGCGCAGGAAAATTGTAGTGTTGGGAA GCAACTGGAAGGAAGGATTGCTAAAACTCATCAGTCCTGAGCAACTGCCTGCCCAGTTTGGGGGGACCCTGACCGACCCAGATGGGAACCCCAAATGTTTAACCAAG ATCAACTATGGTGGGGAGATCCCCAAGTCCATGTACGTGCGGGATCAGGTGAAGACTCAGTACGAGCACTCAGCGCAGATCAGCCGCGGCTCCTCGCACCAGGTGGAGTATGAGATCCTGTTCCCAGGCTGTGTTCTCAG GTGGCAGTTTGCGTCGGACGGAGGGGACATCGGCTTCGGGGTTTTCCTGAAGACCAAGATGGGGGAGCGGCAGCGGGCCGCAGAGATGACGGAAGTGCTGGCCAGCCAGCGCTACAACGCCCACATGGTGCCGGAGGACGGGAGCCTCACCTGCACGGAACCCGGCGTTT ATGTCCTGCGCTTTGACAACACCTATAGCTTTGTCCATGCCAAGAAGGTCAGCTTCACAGTGGAGGTGCTGCTCCCGGATGAGGGCATGCAGAAATACAACAAAGAGCTCACCCCTGTCTAG